In Fimbriiglobus ruber, a genomic segment contains:
- a CDS encoding S53 family peptidase yields MANVMTQYVRRTLGKTVCRPCFRRPAKTHGRPLFHPSPADSNTWDMGALCKAYDWPTSGSAGGTVGIIEMGGGYDPADIKAFCQHYGYAMPKLTDVPMDLTNSPGSDADTEVVLDIEAAIAAAAEANAPLKEIRVYFSGDFTAAIKQADADGCDTFSISWAARETDFGSGELTDIQTAVKNSKMIVFAASGDWGSQGIMGAVEAPAPGANMFGPSCVPEIISCGGTAKYPNDSPPESAWSDTGGGISVVFPQQPWAIGAPQATGRTSPDVSADAAPETGVNIFIGGSWGGVGGTSFVAPFLAGLFATFGRRLGFITDKLYANPAAFTDITTGDNGQYRAGPGIDLCTGLGVPKGKALAALFNRSSGSGNGTGTGNGTGTGPGGNGGVNGTPVVGFSGKLVYKSGVLVDAIND; encoded by the coding sequence ATGGCGAATGTTATGACGCAGTACGTGCGGCGCACACTCGGTAAGACGGTTTGCCGCCCTTGCTTCCGGCGGCCCGCCAAGACGCACGGCCGGCCCCTCTTTCACCCGTCCCCGGCGGATTCAAACACCTGGGACATGGGGGCGTTGTGCAAGGCGTACGATTGGCCCACATCGGGTTCGGCCGGGGGCACGGTCGGGATCATCGAAATGGGCGGGGGTTACGATCCCGCTGACATTAAAGCATTCTGCCAGCATTACGGTTACGCGATGCCCAAGCTGACCGACGTGCCGATGGACCTAACGAACTCCCCCGGGTCTGACGCCGACACGGAAGTCGTCCTGGACATCGAGGCGGCGATCGCCGCCGCGGCCGAGGCCAACGCCCCGTTGAAGGAGATTCGCGTCTATTTCTCCGGGGATTTTACGGCCGCGATCAAGCAGGCCGACGCCGACGGGTGTGACACGTTCAGTATCTCTTGGGCCGCGCGGGAAACCGATTTCGGCTCCGGGGAACTGACCGACATCCAGACCGCCGTCAAGAATTCCAAGATGATCGTGTTCGCGGCGTCCGGCGACTGGGGGTCGCAAGGGATCATGGGGGCGGTCGAAGCGCCGGCGCCCGGGGCGAACATGTTCGGCCCGTCGTGCGTGCCCGAAATTATCTCCTGCGGCGGGACGGCCAAATACCCGAATGATTCGCCCCCGGAATCGGCCTGGTCCGACACCGGTGGCGGGATTTCGGTGGTGTTCCCGCAGCAGCCGTGGGCCATCGGAGCCCCTCAGGCCACCGGCCGGACGAGTCCCGACGTGTCGGCCGACGCGGCCCCGGAGACGGGTGTGAATATCTTCATCGGAGGCAGTTGGGGCGGCGTCGGTGGAACCAGTTTCGTGGCCCCGTTCCTGGCGGGGCTATTCGCCACGTTCGGCCGGCGGCTCGGGTTTATCACGGACAAGTTGTACGCGAACCCGGCCGCCTTCACCGACATTACCACCGGCGACAACGGGCAATACCGGGCCGGGCCCGGGATCGACTTGTGTACCGGCTTGGGCGTGCCAAAGGGGAAAGCACTGGCGGCCCTCTTTAACCGAAGCTCGGGTTCGGGCAATGGGACCGGCACCGGCAACGGTACCGGCACCGGACCGGGCGGTAATGGCGGCGTGAACGGCACCCCGGTCGTGGGGTTTAGCGGCAAGCTGGTATACAAGAGTGGCGTTCTGGTGGACGCAATCAACGACTGA